One segment of Plasmodium vivax chromosome 14, whole genome shotgun sequence DNA contains the following:
- a CDS encoding hypothetical protein (encoded by transcript PVX_122925A): protein MKDKKAKRVKPPFRVSFTVCTTHRTWGKKPKRKEFNIKQRSACGTRTIPTCGGGAFLGASFSFICDKSVII from the exons ATGAAGGATAAGAAAGCCAAGAGAGTTAAACCCCCCTTTAGAGTTAGCTTCACCGTTTGTACAACGCACAGGacttggggaaaaaaacccaaACGCAAGGAGTTTAACATAAAGCAGCGATCTGCGTG TGGCACGCGGACGATACCTACTTGCGGAGGTGGGGCATTCTTAGGGGCTTCTTTCTCTTTCATTTGTGACAAAAGTGTGATCATTTGA
- a CDS encoding histone H2B, putative (encoded by transcript PVX_122930A), translating into MSGKGPAQKSQAAKKTAGKTLGPRHKRKRRTESFSLYIFKVLKQVHPETGVTKKSMNIMNSFINDIFDRLVTEATRLIRYNKKRTLSSREIQTAVRLLLPGELSKHAVSEGTKAVTKYTTSGA; encoded by the coding sequence atgtcAGGAAAAGGACCAGCTCAAAAATCCCAAGCTGCAAAGAAAACTGCAGGAAAAACCTTGGGACCAAGGcataagagaaaaagaagaacagAGTCATTTTcactttacatttttaaagttttaaAACAAGTGCATCCAGAAACTGGTGTGACGAAAAAAAGCATGAATATTATGAATTCTTTcattaatgatatatttgaCAGATTAGTTACCGAAGCAACTAGACTAATTcgttataataaaaagagaaCCTTGTCATCACGTGAAATTCAGACTGCCGTTAGGTTACTTTTGCCTGGAGAATTGTCAAAACACGCTGTCTCTGAAGGAACCAAGGCCGTAACAAAGTACACCACCAGTGGTGCATAG
- a CDS encoding hypothetical protein, conserved (encoded by transcript PVX_122935A) encodes MSNYMKPRVQKRFGENDKNDENALIDENRKNISRRNREATNIYYTSKKLNEKLKGKSNVITDSGGKTQLSSKDTSTKHVSGHTAQKEERERAETENDANAGTRDNSAQADGATNESDQIEQKKKEIKELANICLEKNLSVNSENIQIVRKLKEKRMLEEQISKNENIKNLQEKRRILEEIEYHEWADREKRIKELQEKKMKLLKKVMVQRDTEKADKIFYEVEKIVQNRDKNKDKIIENFEKEKARDMRNLFVERKNNLKTIFNEKTDIVDHMNDHTSSYNLELERNGTVPKKINERTSNKIDNLLNLNDLNELDIDLDKSSKYTQGKKKHDQFSKYEEKKNKQIIDTFYRYLNKEESKYTSDEYVLGESFKTQKKTQCMKINFPTIEVKSAQQDIFEKNILQLQNLLRGKAIKMLMNDGKQSYSDLIEELKAYEKIDQISAKDKDLFEKENFEEIKVDSYLENVQGKYISELLDSLSNELEKYEEERKIAVLVKYAERERRLKECKEKGKRQAEFLLREKEDYIFNEIMGLNNQTVDSYLEDILSKAINDASKEEALIRTKKKAEQLNEIYNSLDNNSDENNKLVVKDLVGNFIIPYVDKQRGLEFDLLEQKKNNCVSNFATQHVFSKINEAF; translated from the coding sequence ATGAGCAATTACATGAAACCAAGGGTGCAAAAAAGGTTCGGcgaaaatgacaaaaatgatgaaaatgctCTAATTGATgagaacagaaaaaatattagccGCAGAAATAGGGAGGCTACCAACATCTACTATACAAGCAAAAAGCTAAATGAAAAGTTAAAGGGAAAATCGAACGTAATTACGGACAGTGGGGGGAAGACGCAGCTGTCTAGTAAGGACACTTCCACAAAGCATGTAAGTGGCCATACTGCCCAGAAAGAAGAACGCGAAAGGGCAGAAACTGAGAACGATGCCAACGCAGGGACGAGAGATAATTCCGCACAGGCGGACGGAGCAACCAACGAAAGTGATCAGAtagaacagaaaaaaaaagaaataaaagaattgGCCAACATCTGCCTTGAAAAGAACCTATCAGTTAACAGCGAAAATATCCAAATTGtcagaaaattaaaagaaaaaagaatgcTGGAAGAGCAAAtcagtaaaaatgaaaatatcaaaaatttacaagaaaagagaagaatCCTGGAAGAAATAGAATACCACGAATGGGCGgacagggaaaaaagaataaaagaattacaagaaaaaaaaatgaaattgttaaaaaaagtaatggTACAAAGAGACACAGAAAAGGCAGATAAAATATTCTACGAAGtcgaaaaaattgttcaaaatagagataaaaataaggataaaattatcgaaaattttgaaaaggaaaaagcaagAGATAtgagaaatttatttgtagaaagaaaaaataatctcaaaacaatttttaatgaaaaaacggATATAGTCGATCATATGAATGATCACACTTCAAGCTACAACTTAGAATTGGAACGAAATGGAACcgtcccaaaaaaaataaacgaaaggACGTcaaacaaaattgacaacCTCCTCAACCTGAATGACCTCAACGAACTGGACATCGATTTGGATAAATCGTCCAAATACACacaggggaaaaagaaacacgATCAGTTCTCTAaatatgaagagaaaaagaataaGCAAATCATTGACACGTTTTACagatatttaaataaagagGAAAGCAAATACACGTCAGACGAATACGTGTTGGGAGAATCCTtcaaaacgcaaaaaaaaactcagtGCATGAAAATTAACTTCCCCACGATAGAGGTAAAGTCCGCTCAGCAAgacattttcgaaaaaaacattttgcagTTACAAAATTTGCTCAGGGGAAAAgccataaaaatgttgatGAATGATGGAAAACAATCTTACAGCGATTTAATTGAAGAATTAAAAGCGTACGAAAAAATAGATCAAATTAGTGCAAAGGATAAGGATCtatttgaaaaggaaaattttgaagaaataaaagtcGATTCTTACTTAGAAAATGTGCAAGGCAAATACATATCCGAGTTGCTAGATTCGCTATCCAACGAATTGGAgaaatatgaagaagaaaggaaaataGCCGTGCTCGTCAAATATGcagaaagggaaagaagatTAAAGGAATgcaaagaaaaggggaaaagacaAGCTGAGTTTTTATtaagagaaaaggaagatTATATATTCAACGAAATTATGGGACTTAATAACCAGACCGTTGATTCGTACCTGGAGGATATTTTAAGTAAAGCTATCAATGACGCAtcgaaggaagaagctctGATAaggaccaaaaaaaaagctgaacAGCTCAACGAAATTTACAACTCATTAGATAATAATAGTGATGAAAATAACAAACTCGTAGTAAAAGATCTGGTCGGTAACTTTATCATTCCGTATGTAGATAAACAGAGGGGATTAGAGTTTGACTTGTTAgaacagaagaaaaataactgcGTGTCGAATTTTGCAACGCAGCacgttttttcaaaaattaatgaagctttctga